In the Nitrosopumilus cobalaminigenes genome, CCACAGTAACTTAAACCAGAACGTACTCCTCCAGTTAACTGTTTTAAAATATCAGTTACAGTTCCTTTGTATGGAACCATTGCCTCAACACCTTCTGCAACATAATCATTCAAATCATCATCTAGTGACATTGAGCCTGTTTCTTTAGATTTTCTTCCAATAGATGCAGCTAATGATGCCATTCCACGATAAACTTTGAATCGTTTACCATTTTTAGTCAATACTGTTCCTGGTGACTCATCAGTTCCTCCAAGCATACTACCTACCATAACAGTAGAAGCACCAGAAGCTAATGCTTTAGTTGCATCACCAGAGGTTCTTGTTCCACCATCAGATATTATTGGAATTCCATGATCATTGCCAATTTTTGCACAATCCATTACCGCAGTTAACTGTGGTACACCGGAACCAGTAATTACTCTTGTAATACAAATAGAACCAGAACCTACACCAACTTTTACTGCATCAACTCCAGCTTTAATCAAATCTTCAGCCCCTTGAGCAGTTGCAATATTTCCTGCAATTAATTCACAATTTGGAAATGCTTTTTTGATATTTTTAACAGTACTAATTGCATTTTCACTATGTCCATGAGCAATATCAACAACAAGTACGTCAGCACCTGCTTCCAAAAGAGATTCACTTCTTTCTAAAAAGTCACCTTTTACTCCAACAGCTGCTCCAACCAATGGTCTTCCTTTACCATCTTTTGATGCATTTGGAAAATCAGCATTATTTGTAATGTCCTTGCTTGTAATCAAACCTTTAACAATTCCTGAATCATCAACAATTGGTAACTTTTCAATTCTATGTTTATGTAGAATTTCTTTTGATTCTTCTAAAGTGACTCCAAGTTTTGCAGTAATAACATCTTTAGTCATCACATCTTTAATTTTATTTTCTTTATTTGCAAATAGTAAATCTCTTTCAGTTACAATACCTATCAATTTAGAATTAGAATCAACTACTAAGAGTCCAGAGATTTCTTTATCTTCAGCATAATCTAAAGCGTCCTCAATAGATTTATCTGCAGAAATTGAGTATGGGTTTTCAATCATTACACTGCCTGATCGTTTTACTTTGAGAACTTCATTTGCTTGCTCCTTAATGGTCAAAAATCTATGAATGATACCTATTCCTCCTGCACGCGCCATAGCACCTGCCATAGATGATTCAGTCACAGTATCCATATTTGCACTCACAAATGGAATGTTAATTGAGAGATTTCGAGATAACTTTGTTGTTAGATCTGTTTGGCTTCTACTAGTAATATCAGAATATTTGGGTACGAGAAGAACATCGTCAAAAGTTAATCCTTCTTTGAATTCCAATGAAACCTTGTTAAGAAAGTAAAATATTGATTATAAGCCTTTGTGTTGTTTATCTTAATGCAGAGGCGATCGTTATAGCATCTTTAGTGGCCTCAACATTATGAGTACGAACAATATCAGCTCCATTCATTACCGAAACAGTTTCTGCTGCAATGGATCCAAATAGTCGATCAGATGGATCATCTTTTCCTAGAAATTTCCCTATGAATGATTTGTTAGAAACCGAGATCAAGATAGGATAGTTTTGTTTTACAGAAGTTAGATTTTTTAATATAGATAGATCTCTTTCCAACCAATCTGTTTTAATTTTTGTGTAAAATGGTCCCTTTCCAGTTTTTCTAAAAAATCCAATAGCAGGATCTAATACAATTTTATCTGAAGGGATTTGTGATTTTAATGCTATTTTCAAACTATCCCTAAGTAGTTTTTTGGTGGTAGTTACAGAATTTCCAAGAACTGTTTTAGAATCATATGCACATAAAATTAGTGAAGGAGAAAATTTCGAAACAACATCTTGCATTTTTTTATCAAATTTTAATCCAGAAACATCATTGATTATTTCAACCCCGTATTCCAAAGCATCTTTTGCAACTTTTGCTCTACATGTATCTACGGATATTGGAAGATTTGAAGAATTTTGAATTATTGTAATTGCATTAAGAATACGCGTTGATTCAGTTTTTTCTGAAACTGTGGTAGATAGATATGGTGCAGTAGACATTCCCCCAATATCTATAAAATCTGCGCCTTGATCTTCCATTAGTTTGACTGTATTTTTTATATTGATTTTGTTAGTTTTGACAGATTTTTTGTAAAAAGATTCAGGACTTGTATTAAGAATCCCCATAATACGCACAGGATTCTTTCCTCCTACCCTTACGTTTGCAATTTTTGCCACATGATTTATCAAATCTAATGCAATTTGAGTGATATGATGATTTTAGGTTGGAAGAAAAGATACTCTGAGATTTTAAAAGAGTTCAAGTATAATGAAAAAATGGATAATGAATCAGCCATTATTTTAAATTCAATTTTAAAAAAATCTGATATAAACAAAAAAATTATGAAATTACTTAAAGGAAAAACAGTTTTAGTTATTGGATCAGGGCCATCTTTATCATATGCTATTCCAAAATTAAAAAAATATAAAAAAATTGTAAAAATAGCTGCAGATAGTTCTCTTAAACCACTTGTGGAAAATGGGATCATTCCAGATATTGTTGTAACAGATTTAGATGGAGATGAAAAAGTACTTGAAAAAATTGGAAAAACAAAATCAATTTTTGTTGTACATGCACATGGGGATAATTTAAAAAAAATGGAAATTGTAAAAAAATTCAAAAATTGTACTGGAACAACCCAAACTACACCGTTTGGTAAAATTGAAAACTTTGGAGGTTTTACAGATGGAGATAGAGGAGTTTTTTTAGCAAATCATTTTCAAGCAAATAAAATCATTTTATTTGGAATGGATTTTGGAGAAAGAATAGGGAAATTTTCTGAAACTAAAAAAGGAGATAGGAAAATTAAATTATTGAAATTGAAAAAAGGGGAATCTCTTTTGAAATGGCTATCTACATTTACAAAATGTGAATTATTTACTACGTCAAAGGCAATTAAAGGATTCAAAAAAATATCATACAAAGAACTGGATATTATAATTACCTAGAATGCATTTAATACCCATCCCTGATTAATGAAATTATGAAATTCTCCGAAGAGCAAGTAAAAGAGATTGTTGCTTTGAAGGAAAGTTTGATCGAACAGATAGATAAACATCAAGAGGGTATAGAAATGTTAGAAAAAAATATCTCTGTTTTGGACTTGTTCTTAAAAGACTCTAGTTTCACAAAAGCCTCAGAATTAGGAAAACAAAAAGATGTTGAAATTAAACCTGAGACTGTAGAGAAACCAGTTAAAAATTCAATTCCAATTAAAAGAGTCAATGATGGAAAAATCATTGCAAATGCATTTGTTACACCAGATCAGGTTTCCATAATTTTAGATAATGAGATTGTGATAAATGCAGACACACCACCTTTCAAATCATTCTTCTTAGATAGAATTATTGGTGAAATGAAAAGAAAAGATACAGTAGAAGCAGAAAATGGAAAAATCCAAAAAGAATCAGTAATTGATTACATTGTAAATAAGAATGGTGCAGACATTAGAGAAATTATAATAAAAAACTATAGACAGAAAGAAAGAGTAAATGAGTTAATTAACACAGCAGGGTGGTCTTTAACTCGAATGCTAGAAAATGTAAACAAGTGATAGTATGGATAAAATTGTAGTTTTAGATTTTGGGTCACAATATAGTCACTTGATTTGTAGAAGAATCAGAGAATTTTCTGTGTATGCAGAACTTGTTCCATACGATATTAGTTATGAAGAATTGCAGAAACTAAATCCAACAGGAATAATTTTTTCAGGTGGTCCATCTAGTGTTTATAGTTCAAATGCACCAATTCCAGAAAGTAAAATTTTTGATATGAATTTACCATTACTTGGAATTTGTTATGGTCATCAATTGATTGTTAACAAATATGGAGGAAAGGTAAAGAGAGCAAACAAAGAATATGGTTCTTCATTACTTACAATTGACAGTGATAAAGATCTTCTAAATGGGGTTGGTGAATCAGTTAGAGCATGGATGAGTCATGGGGATGAAGCAGAGCAAATTCCAGATGGTTTCAAAGTAATTGGACATACAGAAAGTGCCAAAGCAGCTGCGATTGCATCAGAAGAAAAATCAATTTATGGAATTCAATTTCATCCAGAAGTAGTACATACAGAACAAGGTACAGAAATTCTCAAGAATTTTGTGTTAAAAGTTTGTGGGGCAAAACAGGATTGGACCATGGAAGGTTTTATCGATAATGCAGTTGAAAAAATTTCAAAAATTGATGGCAATGTTCTTTGTGGGGTAAGTGGAGGAATAGATTCTACAGTAGTAGCATTGTTAATTCACAAAGCAATTGGCGATAGACTAAAGTGTGTTTTTGTAAATAATGGTCTTTTACGGTATAATGAAGAAAAAGAAGTTGAAGAGATGTTCAAAAATAATTTCAATGTAAATTTTACAGCAGTAAATGCAACAGATACATTTCTTGGAAAACTAAAAGGAATAGAAGATCCTGAAAAGAAAAGAAAAATTGTAGGAGAAGAATTTATTCATGTTTTTACTGAATTTGCTGAAGGGAATGGACCTTTCAAATGGTTAGCACAAGGCACACTATATCCAGATGTAATTGAAAGTGGAGTATCAAAAGGACCAGCTGCAGTGATTAAATCGCATCACAATGTAGGAGGATTACCAGATTGGTTGAACTTGGAAATTTTAGAACCATTAAGAGATTTGTATAAAGATGAAGTGAGAAAAATTGCTAAAATTCTTCAAGTGCCAGAAAAACTTTTCATGAGGCACCCATTTCCAGGACCTGGTTTATCAGTTAGAATAATCGGAGAAGTAACACCAACTAAATTAGAAATTTGTAAAGTTGCTAGTAAAATTGTGGAAGATGAATTGATGGAAGCTGGTCTGTATGAAAAAGTGTGGCAGGCATATGCAGCAGTAGGAGATGACAGAGCAGTAGGAGTTGTCGGAGATGAACGAAGATATGGAAATATAGTCATGATTAGAGTTGTAGATTCAATTGATGCAATGACTGCAGATTGGACTAGATTACCACATGGATTACTAGAAAAAATGAGTAATAGGATAACAAATGAGATTGAAGATGTTACTTGGGTTACCTATACCATTTCAAGTAAACCTCCAGCAACCATAGAACCTCAATAGTGATGGAATTGAAATACGAAAAAATTTGTGAGCAGATCTTAGAATGTGACAAAAATATTCGTTATGTAGGAATATACGATTTTGGAGAGCTATATGATAAAATGCGACCTGGATTAAAAAGTCACTTATCAAGAGAGGAAACTGAAATGTCCTTATCACAAGCAGTTTATCGATGGTCTACAAGGAAAAAAACTGCCGATAAAATAGGAAAGCCAATCTATGCATTAGCTAAATATGAAAAAATTTACAGAATAACTATTCCAATTGGTGGTGCAGGATTAATTTTAGCAAGTGTTGAATTAGATGCAGATGTAAATCAAATTGTTGATAAAATCATATCAATTAAAAATGAGAATTCACCATAGATAGATATGGATTTTCATGTTTTTGACTCATATGTAAAAGCAAAAGATGGACATACAATGCATTTTGATGTTGTAACTGACAATAGTGATGTTGAAAAAGCAATAGGTTTTGCAAAAGAATGGCTAAAATCAATTGGGGAAGAATCAGCAATAGTCACTACAAAAGAATGTAAGTTTTGTCATACTCAATCAGTTCCAGAAGATATGGAAATTGAAATAATGACAGATGGATATTCTATTTCAAAAATGGAAGGATGTCCAAATTAATTTGAATTTACGTCTAGAATTCCTTGTGAAATAAGATATTCAATTGCAACTAATAGTTCATTTTCTGAAATAGTTTCATCTGCATACCAGACAAAAATATCGTGAACCCATACAGGAATTTTAGATTCAGTTTGCTCAGAATTATCAATTTGTAATGATTCTACCTGCGAATTATTTTCAGATTCTTCTTCTTGTATTTCAACTGGAATTGGTATTGTTTCAGTCGAATTTTGGATAAATAATTCAGGCATACTTGATTTGATTACAGAAAATGTAGATGTTTTTTCACTTGTTCCAAATTCTGAAAAAATTCTCATATCATAGTATCCTACAAGAGATTCTTCATCTGCATCAGGTTCAAGATAATGTAAGATTTGAACAGTAAACAAATCATCATCTACAAATTTTGGAAAAATTTCAGTTGTTTTGATTATTTCACCATCACTTGATCTAATAATTTGCATGAAATGATATCCATCTTGAGGATTATAGTTTTGTATTTGAATATTAGCTCTAATCATTTGGGAATTTTTATCTAAATCTATCGTGTCTCCTGAAAGAAAATCAATTGTGACAATAGGTAATTCTTCATTACCATAAACTGTATTAATTTGTAATAGTAAAATAAATGAAAAAAGTACGAATGAGATTTTTGGGAATAATTTTTTCATAATACTGAATAAATTTAATTAGATATATCTACAATCTACAATTTTTTTGACAAAGAGATTCCAAATTGGAATAATACATCACAACATACAGGCGCCAAAAACACCTGCTGAATCACCTAATTGATTTTTCAAAATTGGCGTATCAACTAAATCTGAGAATACTTTACTGTGAACGGATTCTTTTCCTTCAGTATACAAAAAATCAATATTTGATAATCCACCACCTAAAACAACAGCATCTGGATCTAAAATATCAATTACGTTTGCAAGACCATACCCAAAATTTTCTAAAAATTCATCTTTCCATTTTTTTCCATTTTCATTATCTAAATCCATAATAATTTCTGGAAGTATTTTTGATTCTCCAGTTAATTTTTTCCATTGATTTTCAAGTGCAGGACCACTAATGTAGGTCTCCACACATCCACATTTCCCACAATAGCACGAATTGCCCTCACGATGAAGTGTATGATGCCCCCATTCTCCTCCTATGTTGGTTCTTCCTGGGTATAGTTTTTTATCAATTACAATTCCACCACCTACACCTGTTCCTAAAATAACACCAAATACTAAATCAAAATCTTTAGCAGCACCCATTGTTGCTTCAGCCATTGCAAAACAATTTGCATCATTTTCCATAGAAATTTTTTGGTTAAGATTTTGTTCTAAATCTTCTTGGAATGATTTTCCAATCAGACATTGAGTATTGCTGTTTTTGATCAACCCAGTTTGTTTAGAGATTGCTCCAGGTGTACAAATTCCAATGGAATAGTTTTCTACATTTTTAGATATTTCGTTTACTAAAGATGTAATTGAATCTAAAATTTTTTGATAATTATTTTGAGGAGTTTGAATTCTTTTTTTATTAATTACTTTTAGATTTTCATCTATCAGAACAGCTTCAGTTTTTGTACCACCTAAATCTATACCAAGTTTGTACATCAGTTATTAACAAAAATTAAAACGCTTAAGCTTTATCTAAAATTTTAGCCCATTGGAGGCATACCGCCGCCACCTGGAGCTCCAGATATAGCGATAACATCATCGATTCTAAGAACCATACATGCTGCTTCAGTTGCAGATTTGATAATTTGTTCTTTAACTACAATTGGTTCGACCACATTGATTCCCATCATATCTGCAATCTTCATATTTTTAGCATCAATTCCAGTCCATTTTTGACCTTGGTTTTGTTTTGCTCTAAGGTTAGCCATAGTATCAATTGGATCCATTCCAGCATTTTCAGCAATAGTTAGAGGAATTGTTTCTAGTGCTTCTGCATATTTTTTAATTGCAAGTTGTTCTCTTCCATCAAAATTATCAGCCCAATCTTTGAGTAATGAGGCTGCAAATGCTTCTGGAGCACCGCCACCGGCTACAATTGCTGGTTTTTCAATGACATCTTTTACGACCATCAAAGAATCATGAATTGAACGGTCAACTTCATCAATTACTCTTTGTGTTCCACCACGAATTAACATGGTAACAGACTGTGGATGTTTGCATCCTTCAATGAACACCCATTTATCAGACTCAACTTTCTTTTGGTGAGCTAAATCTGCAAGACCAAGATCATTTTCTGAAAGATCATCAAGATTACTAATTACACGTCCGCCAGTAGCTTTTGAAAGTTTAATCATATCACTTTCTTTTACACGACGTACTGCCATAATTCCATATTTTGCAAGATAATGTTGTGAAATATCATCAATTCCTTTTTGACAGATTAAGACATTAACTCCTACATCATGTAATTTGTCAACCATAGATTTTAGCATTCTATTTTCTTCTTCTAAGAACATCTGCATTTGTGTTGGATCAGTAATTCTGATTTCGGAACTTAGTTCAGTTTTTTCAATTTCTAATGCAGAATTTAGTAATGCAATTTTTGCTTTCTCAATTCTTGTAGGCATTCCACTATGAACAATTTCTTTATCCAAAACAATTCCTTTTACAATTTGTGTATCATCAATTGAGCCGCCTGCTTTCTTTTCAACTTTGATATTTTCAAGATCAACAGAATAAGTGTCACCTTTCTTTGTAGCAATACTAAGAATGGCATCAACAATAATTTTTGAAAGGAATGAACTATCTTCAGAAATTAATTTTGATTGCATACTAGTTGTGGCAATTTTTAATAGAGATGCTTTATCATCAGGTTGAATTTTCTTTGCCAGTTGAGAGTAAATTTCAAGTGTTTTATCGGATGCTGCTTGATATCCATCAATAATTGTTGAAGAATGTACATCTTTGTTTAGAAGATCCTCTGCTCTTGCCAATAGTGCACCACCAAAAATTACAGAAGAGGTTGTACCATCTCCTACTTCATTATCAACAGTTTTGGAAATTTCAACCATCATTTTGGCTGCGGGGTGTTGAACATCAATTTCTTTTAAAATTGTGGCACCATCATTTGTAATTGTAACGTCACCTAAGGAATCAACTAACATTTTATCAAGGCCTCTAGGTCCAAGACTGCTTCTAACTAATTGTGCAACTAATTTTGCGGCTGCAATATTGTTTTGTTGAGCATCTTTACCTTTTTGTTGTAAAGCACTCTCTTTGAGTACTAATACAGGTCCATTTGGTCCTTGTTGAATTGATGCCATTTAGATTCAGCTTCAATCCACTAAATCCCCCTTTTTAACATTACTTACTTGATCGGTGAAATGTAGCTACGTTTTTTCACATCAACAATTCCCCCAGAAAGTATTCTTACTGAGGGTAAAGCAAGAAAAGGCAAGAATAAAGGAATTAAATGAGGTCGAGAAAATTTTGAACCAGCATCTACAATTGTAGTATTAATTTTTTCAAAATTAGATGAGACTTTTTCAAAAGAATCAGTTGAAATAATTCCTCCAAGCTGTAATGGAAGCGAAGCAAGAACTTTTCCAGATTTAACTGCCACAAGTCCTCCTTGATTTTTGATTAGATGGTTGGATGCTATTGCCATATCAGAATCATTTGAACCTATTACAATCATGTCATTTTCATGAAAACTCCATGTTGAAGCAAAAGCTCCTATATCTGCTCCAAAATTTTCAAGAAATCCAATTGAATGTCTATTCGTTCCATGAATTCTATCAAATGCTGCAACTTTCCATATATCAGAATCTAAGGAAGCAGCTACATTGCCATCCTTTGAATGGAGTTCAGTCGAACCCAATTTTGTAATTATTTCAGTTTGCATATAGATAGTATTTGCAATTACATCTTTCTTTTTGGATTTTATTAGAAAATCATTTTTTGAGAAATTTTTTAATTTTACAGTTTTTTTAATCCAAGGAGAAATTATTTTCTTTTTGATAGGAGTTACAATTTGCCCATTAGATACTACAAGTTTTCCTCCGACGAATACTTTGTTTGGTTTGAATGATTTCAAGTCATCAAAAATTAGAATATCTGCTAATTTTCCAGGTGCGATTCCACCAAGATCTTTACCCATATTATAATAATCAAAATTATTCTTTGATGCCATTGTAATTGCATCAATTGGTTTTAGACCAAGTTTAATTGATTCACGTATACAATGATCAATATGTCCAAATTTTGAAATATCAAGGGGATCAAGCCCATCTGAACAAAACATCAAACGATTAAGATATGTTCCATGGGACAAAACACGTGGAATGATTTCTTTCAAATCACGTCTAATGGAACCTTCTCTAATCATTATCCACATTCCTAAACGTAATCTTTCTAAAACTTGATCAAAATTAATTGGTTCGTGACAAGACAACACTCCAGATGAAACATATGCGTTAAGTTTTTTTTCACTTGCCCCAGCAGTATGTCCATTAATTATACAATCACATTCCAACATTGCTGAAAGCGATTTCATAGTTTTTGGTTCACGTAAAGTAACTTTAGTCCATGAAAAAACTTCTCCCATTCCAAGAACATGAGGATGTTTAACTGCAGATTTTTCTTGTTGTAAAGTTAAGGATTTACTATTACTGAATTTTCCATCTACAGGTAAACCGCCTGGAACTACTTGAAAGATTCGGAGGGGGAGATTTTCACCAAGTTTAAGAAATTCATTAAAACCTCGATTACCGGCAACGCTAACAATATCAATTGGATCAGAAAACAGAGATGTAACGCCACAAAGTAAAGCCTTTTTTGCAAATTCAGATGGTAATACAAATTGATCAATATGCAAATGAGGATCTGCAAATCCAGGACTTGCATATTTCCCTTTTACATCAATTGTAATAGTCTTGGGACCAACTGTATGTGATGCATCAGGACCAACATATGCAATTCTATCATTTACAATAGCAATCTGAATTTTTGGAATAATTTCTCTAGTATAGACAGATAACAAATTGCAATTTTTTAAAATGAGATCGGCCTTCTTATCACCCATCGCTACGGAGTTTAGATTAGAGATCGAATTAGCTAGGCTCGAAGTCACGTTTCTTTATTGGATTTTGCGCCTATTATAGATTCAATGCTTAAATTACGGATGGAGAGGTTTTGTTGATATGAACATCCCTAAGGTGATCCGAAAGTATTGTGCCAAATGTAAAACACATACTGAACAAAAGGTCTCCATTTACAAGGCTGGAAAAAGACGTGGTTCTGCAAGAGGTGAACGTAGACACGCAGAGCGTAAACAGGGATATGGTGGACAGAAATTCCCAAAATTAGCAAAACCAGCCAAAGTTACAAAGAAAGTTACTCCTCTTATGACATGTACAGTTTGTAAAAAGAAATACAATAAAAAAGGCGTTAGAATTAAGAAGTTTGAGTTGGTAGCAGCATGAAGAAAGATCACGTCGAAATTCCAAAACCTTCAAGTAAGTTTCAAAAAGTCAATTGTAATGAATGTGGTGAATTGCAAGTAGTTTATTCACATGCATCAACACAAATTGCATGTAATTCTTGTGGCAATACTATTTCAGAGCCAACAGGATCAAAAGCCCTGATAAATGGTAAAATCTCAGGTAGTGCTGAGTAAGTTAAAATCTTCTTTAGAATTTAGATTAAAAGCAATTCTCTTATCATCAATTATAATATAATTTTCTTTTAAATTATTTAATGATGAAATCTTTTTTGAATTAATCAAAGAAATTCCAGTATAATGACATTTTTGGTTATCAAAATCAACAGTGTATGTAGATTCCATACCAAGTGAAGTTAAAAATTTGTTAGTAACAAGAATACTAGTCCAAATATTTTTAGGATCAAAATGACTGATAATGTTTTGGATAATTTCCATATCTAAAAGCGGTAAATCTCCAGAAGTAACTAAGACTGCATCATCAATAATTTTTAATGCAGAATTAAGATCTTCCACATAACCAAGTCCAGAAGTATCAAAGGTTTCAACATTATTTTCTTGGAGTAATTTTTTTGTTTTAGGAGAATTAGAACTTGTTACAGCTAAAATTTTTGAAAAAGAATTTGAATTCTGTAATGAATCAATTACATGAAGAATTACAGGTTTTTTGTATTGAAGTAATAATTTTTCTCCATCTAATTTCATTCTAGTACCTTTACCACCTGCCATTACAAGACCAATCATATTGAAACAAACACCATCAAAGAAGCCAATCGCGTAAATTCATTTGTTGCACCAAGTACATCACCAGTGATTCCACCAAAACTACGAGTAGATATAGCCAATAAAAATAATGTAAGAATAATAGTTACTCCTAGCATTATCAGTCCTGTGGTTTCACCAATTACTATCACAGGAATTATCATGATGAGAAATGCAGCTGAAAGTTTTTTCTTGTCTTTCATGAATACAACAAAGGGGGAATTCGAGCCTAGTGAGGCAGATTTGCCTAAACTGGCCATCAATACCATCGAAAATTTTGCTAAAATTTCACTAATCAAAATTGCTTTAAACAA is a window encoding:
- a CDS encoding NTP transferase domain-containing protein, encoding MIGLVMAGGKGTRMKLDGEKLLLQYKKPVILHVIDSLQNSNSFSKILAVTSSNSPKTKKLLQENNVETFDTSGLGYVEDLNSALKIIDDAVLVTSGDLPLLDMEIIQNIISHFDPKNIWTSILVTNKFLTSLGMESTYTVDFDNQKCHYTGISLINSKKISSLNNLKENYIIIDDKRIAFNLNSKEDFNLLSTT